Proteins encoded by one window of Branchiostoma floridae strain S238N-H82 chromosome 6, Bfl_VNyyK, whole genome shotgun sequence:
- the LOC118417463 gene encoding UPF0489 protein C5orf22 homolog, which produces MAEACKTLKKYRNTPVWVVEDHNDALYYIYRAIGSHHLPLHGVTMVHLDSHPDMLIPWKMPADTVFNREELFNTLSIENWILPAAYAGHLDCVVWVKPPWAEQIQEQTVSFYIGKHRTSGTIRVSSTESYFLSEALYAPESQLENKRLITLHVLTLSESSHTTHDNTEPEVKRTRKDHQTELDAEKQDGTAQNYPSKSTDPLNCGKCTNDGVQHRFEECIPEDFDVANRKILIEILTSVRNSSATILDIDLDFFSTQNPFQDLFTDEQFDIIRKLYNFERPGSTDVDALLAYTEGRQQLLEQLEDICTDLQNGTDIKDIKCDSNRKELLSTLLRSMRETFQENLDFELIHLAGCTCDDTELPHHVSSQEEISNLTVAMETMLSCLPRPTLVTIARSSDDDYCPKSQVESIQKKVLECLESLYGNIDVQLEYLQ; this is translated from the exons ATGGCGGAAGCTTGCAAGACACTAAAGAAGTACAGAAATACACCTGTTTGGGTTGTGGAAGACCATAATGAT GCGCTGTACTATATCTACCGTGCAATTGGCTCCCACCACCTCCCTCTCCACGGTGTAACCATGGTCCACCTGGACTCCCATCCTGACATGCTCATCCCATGGAAGATGCCTGCGGACACCGTCTTCAACAGGGAGGAATTATTCAA TACCTTGAGTATCGAGAACTGGATCCTCCCTGCAGCCTATGCTGGTCACCTGGACTGTGTGGTGTGGGTGAAACCACCCTGGGCTGAACAGATACAGGAACAGACGGTTTCCTTTTACATAGGGAAACATAGGACATCAGGCACCATCAG GGTATCAAGTACAGAGTCCTACTTCCTAAGTGAGGCTTTATACGCACCTGAAAGTCAGCTGGAAAACAAGAGACTGATCACCCTACATGTCTTGACACTGTCAGAGTCTAGTCATACAACACACGACAACACAGAGCCTGAGGTGAAGAGAACAAGAAAGGATCACCAGACAGAGCTCGATGCTGAAAAACAAGACGGCACAGCCCAGAACTACCCCAGCAAAAGCACAGACCCTCTTAACTGTGGCAAATGTACAAATGATGGTGTTCAACACAGATTTGAAGAGTGCATACCAGAAGATTTTGATGTTGCGAACAGGAAGATCTTGATAGAGATACTTACAAGTGTGAGAAACAGCAGTGCAACGATTCTTGACATCGATCTGGATTTCTTCTCAACTCAGAATCCCTTTCAGGACCTtttcacagat gaacagtttgacatcatCCGTAAACTGTACAATTTTGAGAGACCAGGTAGCACTGATGTGGATGCTCTCCTCGCGTATACAGAGGGGAGACAGCAGCTCTTGGAACAGCTGGAAGACATCTGCACTGACCTTCAGAATGGGACAGACATCAAGGACATTAAGTGTGATAGCAACAG GAAGGAGCTCTTATCAACTCTTCTGAGAAGTATGAGGGAAACATTTCAGGAAAACCTTGACTTTGAACTG ATCCACCTGGCAGGCTGTACCTGTGATGACACAGAGCTCCCACATCATGTCAGCTCTCAGGAGGAGATATCAAACCtgactgttgccatggaaaccatgCTGTCCTGCCTCCCTAGGCCTACGCTGGTCACTATAGCAAG ATCTTCTGATGATGATTACTGCCCAAAATCTCAAGTAGAAAGTATCCAGAAGAAGGTTTTAGAATGCCTTGAGTCTCTATATGGTAACATTGATGTACAGCTAGAATATCTCCAATAG
- the LOC118417462 gene encoding 2-hydroxyacylsphingosine 1-beta-galactosyltransferase-like: MTLCIQVLLVGTLLQAVLSARIVHLVPPYSRGSHFSVASRVAEGLADRGHDVTMVLQGDGYRGVSHKYRVEKTKSAFTEDAKEANFQDFLSHTLAGQYDSDMVSKLFGHMVDECQAMLNDEDLFQTMNSSMFDLAVIDPFNFCPYIYVQRLGVRFVVLDATPAFFSGRNAYLPSPPTYVPALSSQLTDKMDLPGRLKNTLLGLVSSAMDSYILSLFDKLRLINGICPDLTFAQMMSRAEFWMFQSDVALDFPRPTMPNVQFVGGLTARPGSPLPQELAEFVEDWEDHGVVVVSFGSVIDNIPDRTLLEKLAEGLASLHQRVVWKFTGVPPSNLGNNTKLMAWLPQNDLLAHPHTRAFVTHAGINGLYEALYHAVPVVGLPMFADQFDNMARMAGKGMGITLDIWNLRPEHLSAAVTKVIQDKRYKTTIDHYSRIHRDQPLLPVDRAVFWIEHVLRNNGGDHMRPQVFNLPWYQRYMLDIFAIIGSFLLTLLLVVTVALRKSVLLLFTFGNLLWVSLKNLKLKTE, from the exons ATGACACTGTGTATACAAGTTCTGTTGGTCGGCACTCTGTTACAGGCGGTGTTGTCCGCCCGCATCGTGCACCTGGTGCCGCCTTACAGCCGAGGGAGTCACTTCTCCGTGGCGTCCCGAGTGGCCGAGGGTCTGGCTGACCGAGGGCACGACGTAACCATGGTGTTACAAGGGGACGGTTACAGAGGCGTCAGTCACAAATACCGCGTTGAGAAGACCAAATCAGCCTTCACCGAAGACGCAAAGGAGGCCAACTTCCAGGACTTTCTTTCTCACACTCTCGCCGGTCAGTACGACTCGGACATGGTGTCCAAACTCTTCGGACACATGGTAGACGAATGCCAAGCGATGCTTAACGACGAGGACCTTTTCCAGACCATGAATTCTTCCATGTTCGACCTTGCAGTTATCGACCCGTTCAACTTCTGTCCGTACATCTACGTCCAGCGGCTGGGGGTCCGTTTCGTGGTGTTGGACGCCACCCCGGCGTTTTTTAGCGGGCGGAACGCCTACCTGCCCTCTCCGCCGACGTACGTCCCCGCCCTGTCCTCCCAGCTCACCGACAAGATGGACCTACCGGGTCGGCTGAAGAACACGCTGCTGGGGCTGGTGTCGTCCGCTATGGATTCTTACATTCTCTCACTCTTTGATAAGCTCCGGCTCATCAATGGGATCTGTCCTGACCTGACGTTCGCGCAGATGATGAGCAGGGCGGAGTTTTGGATGTTCCAGTCGGACGTGGCGCTCGACTTCCCCCGCCCGACCATGCCCAACGTACAGTTCGTCGGGGGCCTGACGGCTCGGCCGGGCAGCCCGCTACCCCAG GAACTGGCTGAGTTCGTAGAAGACTGGGAAGACCACGGCGTGGTAGTGGTGTCCTTCGGCTCGGTCATAGACAACATTCCTGACCGGACGCTCCTGGAGAAGCTCGCGGAGGGACTCGCCAGCCTGCACCAGCGGGTCGTCTGGAAGTTCACGGGCGTGCCGCCGTCCAACCTCGGCAACAACACCAAACTCATGGCCTGGCTGCCGCAGAACGATTTACTAG CCCACCCTCACACCAGGGCCTTCGTGACCCATGCGGGAATCAACGGACTGTATGAGGCCCTGTACCACGCCGTGCCGGTGGTCGGCCTGCCCATGTTCGCTGACCAGTTCGACAACATGGCGCGGATGGCGGGGAAGGGCATGGGGATAACCCTGGACATCTGGAACCTGCGGCCTGAGCACCTGTCTGCAGCTGTCACCAAAGTCATCCAGGACAAACG GTACAAGACTACTATTGACCACTACTCCCGGATCCACCGTGACCAGCCCCTACTTCCAGTGGACCGTGCTGTGTTCTGGATCGAGCACGTTCTCCGCAACAATGGTGGCGACCACATGCGCCCCCAGGTCTTCAACCTCCCGTGGTACCAACGTTACATGTTGGACATCTTTGCCATCATTGGCTCTTTCCTTCTAACTTTATTGTTAGTGGTCACTGTTGCACTGAGAAAAAGTGTGCTGTTGCTCTTCACTTTCGGTAACCTTCTGTGGGTGTCTCTGAAGAACTTGAAGCTAAAAACAGAGTAG